The following proteins are encoded in a genomic region of Dasypus novemcinctus isolate mDasNov1 chromosome 3, mDasNov1.1.hap2, whole genome shotgun sequence:
- the MESP2 gene encoding mesoderm posterior protein 2 — protein MARSPPPQSLLGPDRWVFLQGWGWAGHSDSTSPASSSDSSGSCPCDGARGPSQPGPPARSARAAEAASTASRRARAGPAGGQRQSASEREKLRMRTLARALLELRRFLPPSVAPAGQSLTKIETLRLAIRYIGHLSAVLGLSEESLQRRRRRRPDPAAPAGCPLCPDGGGPAQAQTQARGPGPAGSTAAAGWGSPPPCSLAAPESLRSQVPDPDPWGTPPYCPGMLSPRYLSRGRAPGEALWTAPQALAETQTAPEPGNPAVSWTPGPAPSELAAVYQGVSVSPQSCLPLETPPLLSHPACQRLQPQTQWGCWDPSAEVLPGSEDQGLGPAFQLSEASLPQSSGLRLSGCPELWQEDLEGASLGIFY, from the exons CTGGGCCCCGACCGCTGGGTCTTcctccagggctggggctgggccggCCACTCGGACTCCACATCCCCGGCCTCCTCGTCGGACTCGTCGGGCTCGTGCCCCTGCGACGGCGCCCGCGGGCCCTCGCAGCCCGGGCCCCCGGCCCGCAGCGCCCGCGCCGCCGAGGCCGCCTCGACGGCTTCCCGACGCGCGCGGGCCGGGCCGGCGGGCGGGCAGCGGCAGAGCGCCAGCGAGCGCGAGAAGCTGCGCATGCGCACGCTCGCCCGCGCGCTGCTCGAGCTGCGCCGCTTCCTGCCGCCGTCCGTGGCGCCCGCCGGCCAGAGCCTGACCAAGATCGAGACGCTGCGCCTGGCCATCCGCTACATCGGCCACCTGTCGGCCGTGCTGGGCCTCAGCGAGGAGAGCCTGCAGCGCCGGCGCCGGCGGCGCCCCGACCCGGCCGCCCCTGCCGGCTGCCCGCTCTGCCCCGACGGCGGCGGCCCCGCGCAGGCGCAGACGCAGGCGCGCGGCCCGGGGCCCGCCGGCAGCACCGCCGCTGCGGGCTGGGGGTCGCCGCCCCCGTGCTCCCTGGCCGCTCCCGAGAGCCTGAGGAGCCAGGTCCCCGACCCAGATCCCTGGGGGACACCCCCTTACTGCCCTGGGATGCTGTCACCCAGATATCTGTCCCGAGGGAGAGCGCCAGGCGAGGCTCTTTGGACGGCGCCTCAAGCCCTTGCCGAGACGCAGACAGCCCCGGAGCCCGGGAATCCGGCTGTGTCCTGGACGCCAGGCCCCGCGCCCTCGGAGCTGGCTGCTGTGTACCAG GGTGTCTCTGTGTCTCCACAGTCCTGTCTGCCGCTGGAAACCCCTCCCCTCCTGTCCCACCCAGCCTGCCAGAGACTGCAGCCTCAGACCCAGTGGGGGTGCTGGGACCCCAGTGCAGAGGTGCTCCCCGGCTCTGAGGACCAGGGACTGGGCCCTGCTTTCCAGCTCAGCGAAGCAAGCCTTCCCCAGAGCTCAGGCCTGCGGCTCAGTGGCTGCCCTGAACTTTGGCAAGAAGATCTGGAAGGGGCCAGCCTGGGCATTTTCTACTGA
- the ANPEP gene encoding aminopeptidase N — MAKGFYISKPLGILGIFLGVAAVATIIALSVVYSQEKNRNAESSGSGNPTAAPTGTPGTTVDPSLPWNQYRLPTALMPDSYNVTLRPYLTPDAQGLYIFTGNSTVRFTCKAATKLIIIHSKKLNYTSRSQGHRVALRGVGGSQAPAIDRTELVERTEYLVVHLKADLQVGSQYEMDATFQGELADDLAGFYRSEYMDGNVRKVVATTQMQAADARKSFPCFDEPAMKAKFNITLIHPKDLTALSNMPPRVPSRPLPEDSSWNITEFQETPRMSTYLLAYIVSEFTAVERNESNVLIRIWARPSATTAGHCDYALNVTGPILHFFAGHYSTAYPLEKSDQVALPDFNAGAMENWGLVTYRESALLFDPLSSSIGNKERVVTVIAHELAHQWFGNLVTLKWWNDLWLNEGFASYVEYLGADYAEPTWNLRDLMVLNDVYRVMAVDALASSHPLSSSADEVQTPAQISEQFDSIAYSKGASVLRMLSSFLTEDLFKKGLATYLNTFAYNNTIYLDLWEHLQQAVDNQTALTLPRKVRDIMDRWTRQMGFPVVTVNTTQGDISQKHFLLDPSSNVTRPSEFKYLWIVPVSSIRNGNEQKHYWLEDVEKANSELFKTQADDWVLLNVNVTGYYLVNYDDGNWRKIQTQLQINPSAIPVINRAQIINDAFNLASAEIVPVTLALSNTLFLNKETEYMPWQAALSSLSYYKLMFDRSEVYGPMQNYLKKQVTPLFNYFQNLTQNWTAHPQTLMEQYNEINAISTACSNGVPECRKLVSTLFTEWMNKPDNNTISPNLRSTVYCNAIALGGEEEWNFAWEQFQKATVVNEADKLRSALACSNQVWILNRYLSYTLNATLIRRQDATSTISSIASNVVGQNLVWDFVRSNWKKLFEDYGGGSFSFANLIQGVTRRFSTEYELQQLEQFKKDNADVGFGSGTRALEQALEKTRANIKWVAKNKAEVLRWFTENSKDPAP; from the exons ATGGCCAAGGGCTTCTACATTTCCAAGCCCCTGGGCATCCTGGGCATCTTCCTGGGCGTGGCGGCCGTGGCCACCATCATCGCCCTGTCGGTGGTGTACTCCCAGGAGAAGAACCGCAATGCCGAGAGCTCGGGCTCCGGGAACCCCACGGCCGCCCCCACCGGCACCCCGGGCACCACCGTGGACCCGTCCTTACCGTGGAACCAGTACCGCCTCCCCACGGCGCTGATGCCCGACTCCTACAACGTGACGCTGAGGCCCTACCTCACCcccgatgcccagggcctctacATCTTCACGGGCAACAGCACCGTCCGCTTCACCTGCAAGGCAGCCACCAAGCTCATCATCATCCACAGCAAGAAGCTCAACTACACCAGCAGGTCCCAGGGGCACCGGGTGGCCCTGCGGGGCGTGGGGGGCTCCCAGGCCCCCGCCATCGACCGCACCGAGCTGGTGGAGCGCACCGAGTACCTGGTGGTGCACCTCAAGGCCGACCTGCAGGTGGGCAGCCAGTACGAGATGGACGCCACCTTCCAGGGGGAGCTGGCCGACGACCTGGCCGGCTTCTACCGCAGCGAGTACATGGATGGGAACGTCAGAAA GGTCGTGGCCACCACGCAGATGCAGGCCGCGGACGCCCGGAAATCCTTCCCCTGCTTTGACGAGCCGGCCATGAAGGCCAAGTTCAACATCACGCTCATCCACCCCAAGGACCTCACGGCTCTGTCCAACATGCCGCCCCGAG TTCCCAGCAGGCCGTTGCCTGAAGACTCTTCCTGGAACATCACCGAGTTCCAGGAGACTCCCAGGATGTCCACGTACCTGCTGGCCTACATCGTCAGCGAGTTCACCGCTGTGGAAAGGAACGAGTCCAACGTCCTG ATCCGCATCTGGGCGCGGCCCAGCGCCACGACCGCGGGCCACTGCGACTACGCGCTGAACGTGACCGGCCCGATCCTGCACTTCTTCGCCGGCCACTACAGCACGGCTTATCCCCTCGAGAAATCCG ACCAGGTGGCCCTGCCCGACTTCAACGCGGGCGCCATGGAGAACTGGGGCCTGGTGACCTACCGCGAGAGCGCCCTGCTCTTCGACCCGCTGTCCTCCTCCATCGGGAACAAGGAGCGGGTGGTCACGGTGATCGCCCACGAGCTGGCCCACCAG TGGTTTGGAAACCTGGTCACCCTGAAGTGGTGGAACGACCTGTGGCTGAACGAGGGCTTCGCCTCCTACGTGGAGTACCTGGGGGCCGACTACGCGGAACCCACCTGGAACCTG AGGGACCTCATGGTGCTGAACGATGTGTACCGCGTGATGGCCGTGGACGCGCTGGCCTCCTCCCACCCGCTGTCCAGCAGCGCCGACGAGGTGCAGACGCCGGCCCAGATCAGCGAGCAGTTCGACTCCATCGCCTACAGCAAG GGCGCCTCGGTCCTGAGGATGCTGTCCAGTTTCCTGACGGAGGACTTGTTCAAGAAGGGCCTGGCG ACCTACCTGAACACCTTTGCCTACAACAATACCATCTACCTGGACCTGTGGGAGCACCTGCAGCAG GCCGTGGACAACCAGACGGCCCTCACGCTGCCCCGCAAAGTGAGGGACATCATGGACCGCTGGACGCGGCAGATGGGGTTCCCCGTCGTCACCGTGAATACCACCCAGGGTGACATCTCCCAGAAGCACTTCCTCCTCGACCCCAGCTCCAATGTCACCCGCCCCTCAGAATTCAA GTACCTGTGGATTGTGCCCGTCTCATCCATCAGAAATGGCAATGAGCAGAAACACTACTGGCTGGAGGACGTTGAGAAAG CCAACAGCGAGCTGTTCAAGACGCAGGCCGACGACTGGGTCCTGCTGAACGTCAACGTGACGGGCTACTACCTGGTGAACTACGACGACGGCAACTGGAGGAAGATTCAGACTCAGCTGCAGATCAACCCTTCG GCCATTCCTGTCATCAACCGGGCACAGATCATCAACGACGCCTTCAACCTGGCCAG TGCCGAAATCGTCCCCGTCACCCTGGCGCTGAGCAACACCCTCTTCCTGAACAAGGAGACGGAGTACATGCCCTGGCAGGCTGCCCTGAGCAGCCTGAGCTACTACAAGCTCATGTTCGACCGCTCCGAGGTGTACGGGCCCATGCAG AACTACCTGAAGAAACAGGTCACTCCTCTCTTCAATTACTTCCAAAACCTCACCCAAAACTGGACTGCTCACCCGCAAACGCTGATGGAGCA GTACAACGAGATCAATGCCATCAGCACCGCCTGCTCCAACGGGGTTCCTGAGTGTCGGAAGCTGGTCTCGACGCTTTTCACTGAGTGGATGAACAAACCCGACAACAACAC GATCAGCCCCAACCTGCGGTCCACCGTCTACTGCAACGCCATCGCTCTGGGCGGGGAGGAGGAGTGGAACTTTGCCTGGGAGCAGTTCCAGAAGGCCACGGTGGTAAACGAGGCCGACAAACTCCGCTCAGCCCTGGCCTGCAGCAACCAGGTGTGGATCCTGAACAG GTACCTGAGCTACACGCTGAACGCCACTCTCATCCGGAGGCAGGACGCCACCTCCACCATCAGCAGCATCGCCAGCAACGTCGTCGGGCAAAACCTGGTCTGGGACTTTGTCCGGAGCAACTGGAAGAAGCTCTTTGAGGA CTACGGCGGCGGCTCCTTCTCCTTCGCCAACCTCATCCAGGGAGTGACCCGGCGGTTCTCCACCGAGTACGAGCTGCAGCAG CTGGAGCAATTCAAGAAGGACAACGCAGACGTGGGCTTCGGCTCGGGCACGCGGGCCCTGGAGCAGGCCCTGGAGAAGACGAGAGCCAACATCAAGTGGGTTGCGAAGAACAAGGCGGAGGTGCTCAGGTGGTTCACAGAAAACAGCAAAGACCCTGCCCCGTAA